In the Verrucomicrobiota bacterium genome, AATTCCGCAATCTACCGAACGCTGAGATTTATCATTAAGACAGGTCTGCGACAAAGCACTGCTCGAAGACAGCACCTACCACGTCGAGAGCACACTGCGACCCGAATACGGCGAATCTCACGTTATTGAATCTACACGATGTCACAAGGTTGTCTGTCGTGGCTGTCCCTCATTCGGTTGTAGTGGAAACCGTGGTCGGTTGTCATGGTAAACGCCACAAGCCGGGAATCTGAACGTTAATAGGCCCGAATCGAAGCTCAGATTCATTCCGCGGCGACCGGAGGTAACCAGGACACATTCATTTTCAAAGATTCTGTTAGCTCATGAAGCAATTTCATTTTTTCGACTGCTTGGGTGGGAGTCCGGTGCGTGAATGGAAGTTCCCCGAGCGAACGGCTTCACTCCCGCCAAAAGAATTGTTCGTCGATCTGCTGGGTGCGGATCAGGTATTCAAGTTGCTTGAGGCGTGTGAAGGTCCGATGTTTGAAAACCTCTGTCGGCATGTCGATTCTTTTGAATAAATCGTAAAGCTGTTGCGCGCCGCGCCGCGCGTCCCAAGCGCACTTGAAACCCGGCAGATGCTTCCGAATTTTCTCAAACGAAACCCGGTAGCTGCGATTGTCAGTGCTGGCCGGGCCGAAGGTAACGCGGCAGCCGACGAACACCTCAGACACAATTTCGGCAATCTCCTTGACCCGATAGTTGTGCGCCGTATCACCAACGTTAAAAACCTGATTGTGAACCGATTCCCGCGGAGCCTCCAGCGCTGCAATAATGGCGCGACCAATATCCAAGCCGTGAACCAGGGGTCGCCACGGTGTGCCGTCGCTGGTCATGGCGATTTCCTTCTCCGTCCACGCCAGCCCGGCGAGATTATTCAACACGATGTCGAAGCGCATCCGCGGTGAGGCTCCATAGGCGGTGGCGTTGCGCATGAACGTGGGCGAGAACCGGTCATCGGCCATTGGCTTCACGTCGCGCTCGACGAGCGTTTTGCATTCTGCGTAAGCCGTCTGCGGTTTCACGGGCGATTCTTCGTCCACAAATTCCTGATCGGACACTCCGTAAACACTGCAGGAAGACATGTACACGAAGCGTTGCACGCCAACCGAGCGAGCCAACTCAGCCAGCCGGACTGAACCCTTGTGGTTGATCTCATAAGTGATGTGTGGCGCCAACTGACCAGCGGGATCATTGGAGAGTTCGGCCATGTGGACGATCGCATCAACTCCTTGCAAATCCTTTGCCTCCACCTGCCGGAGGTCCTTGACCAGCGTTTGCGCCGTCACCGGTCCGCTCCGGTACAACGTACCCTCCTTGTAGAAGCCGGTGTCGAGCCCGATCACTTCATGACCGCGCTTCAACAATTCCGGCGCGAGTAAAGACCCCAGATAGCCATCATTACCAGTTACACAGACACGCATATTGTTTCATCGAGTTACTTTTGTTTCTCCAAATGTTTTCAGGTTTTCCAGGCATTCCATGAAGTACTCAGTCGGTTATTCCGCGGCCTCAGCGCCAGATTCGGGTTCAACGACGTTCGACAATCACCGGCTCTGTCACACGCGGCCCCTCTGGTTGCCCTCCATTAAGTTTACCCGTCACGCGGCCGACCCAATCCGAATGCTCCACATACCAGGCAACCGTCAGTCGAAGTCCCGCAGCGAAATCATGCCGGGGTTCCCAGCCCAGTTCACTGCTGACCTTGCCGGCATCGATGGCATAACGACGATCATGACCGAGGCGGTCTTTCACAAACGTGATGAGCTGTCTTGAATTCCCACCCAACCCTGGCCGCAATTCATCAACCAGATCGCAAATCTGTTCCACAATCCTCAGGTTCGGCCATTCATTGTTCCCGCCGATGTTGTAAGTCTGGCCGGAGCCGCCGCGTCGCAGAACGGTCCACAGAGCTTCTGCATGGTCCAGAACAAATAACCAATCTCGAACGTTCATGCCATCGCCGTACACCGGGATCGGACGGCGATTGAGCGCACTTTGAATGACCACAGGGATGAGTTTCTCCGGATACTGGAAGGGACCATAGTTGTTTGAGCAATTAGTAACGACCGTCGGCAAGCCATAGGTGTGATGGTAGGCACGCACAAGCATGTCGGACGCGGCTTTGCTCGCGGAGTAAGGAGAATTGGGCGCATACGGAGTTTCCTCGGTGAACTTCCCGGTCGCGCCAAGGCTTCCGTACACCTCATCCGTGGAGACGTGATGGAAGCGCCGCGCTTCACAGTTGCCAGACCAGAACGCGCGACAGGCCTCAAGCAGATTGAACGTGCCGATCACATTAGTTTGGATGAAATCGTCCGGGCCGGCAATGGACCGATCAACGTGCGATTCAGCAGCAAGATGCGACACGTGCGTGATCTTGTGGCGTCGCACGACGTTCTCGACGCCGGCTTTGTCGCGCAGATCAACCTTCTCGAAAACGTACTTGGGATGCCCTTCGACATCACTCAAATTTTCCAAGTGGCCAGCGTAGGTCAGGCAATCTAAATTGACGAGCCGGTCAATCTCCGGTTGGTCGATGATGTGCCGGATCAGATTTGATCCGATGAATCCCGCGCCGCCTGTCACTATTAGGTTCATATTGCTTTAGTGGCTTTGCTGTCCTGGCTCGCCTCGGGCTGCCAGGTTGCGAGCGCTTCCCTGAGCGCCTCCTGCACCGGCCGCACCCGGACTCCAGTCGCCAAGAGCTTGCTGACATCCAGAAGGCAGTTGGAACGCGGTGCCCTTGCGCCCAAGCGGTAAAACTCTTCATCATCGGACCAGAACGCGAACTCGCGCTGCGGGCGCAATATCTCCTGGATCAGCTTGATGGCGTCGGTGGCCGACACTGCCCCCGGATTCGTGACGTTGTACGTACCGGTTGGCGCCTGGCGCTGCCAAAGGTCCAGGCAGGCCCTCGCGAAATCTCCACGATGCGAAAGCGAATTGATGTTGTCGTAGATTCGAGGGTAGCGCAACAGTTTGGAAATGTAGTTTCGCGAGTTGTCGAATTCGTCGAAGGGAATCCGCAAACGCCAGATATATCCACCCTCCAGGGACGCCAGCGCTTCTTCAGCCAGCGCTTTGGTCCCGCTATAGAAGCTGCACGGCGGACTGCGGAACGAAAAGTTGGATGGATCGGTTTCGACAAATCCGCGAAAGCGATCAGGTTCGTTTCTGAACAGTTCACGAAGGTGAGGTTGGTTCAGGTTGCGCTCAACAACCCACTCGCCATCTCTCAAGACCTTGCCGCCCGAATAAATACAGCCCGACGAAATATGCGCCCACGGCACGCCCGCCGCCACGCAGGCTTGCGCGACCGTCACTGGAAGCAGCGTGTTTCCCTGGAGGGTATCTGCCTTTTGGTCCTCGCAGGCATCCACATTGGGACGTCCGGTGTGGCCCGCGGCATTGATGACGAACGTTGGCTTGCGCGATTGCAGGAATTCCAGCAAAACGCTGAACTTCGTATAATCGAGTTCCGCACGGGACAACGGCAGCAGCCAGAACTTGCGCAGCTTCAATTCGTTTGCAAAGGCCTGACCGATGTATCCGCTGGCTCCTAAAAGAAGTACCATAAACCTAAATCCATCTTCAAACCGCCGCCGATTCCGTCACCACGCCTTGCAAGTAAGCCCGATATTCGCAGTCGGGCATGGTCTTCACCAAGGTTTCAAAATCCAGCCGAGAAATGAATCCGCGCCGGAACGCCGCTTCCTCCGGACAACCGATCTTGACACCGGCGCGTTTCTCAATGGTTTGCACAAAGGCCGACGCGTCGTGCAAACTGCTGCTCGTGCCCGCGTCCAGCCAGGCGAAACCCCGGTTCAACTTGAAAACGCGCAACTGCTTTCTCCGTAGATACTCCACGTTGACATCAGTGATCTCCAACTCGCCGCGGGCTGAGGGTTTGAGCGCCTTGGTGATGGAAACGACTGCGTTGTCGTAGAGATACAATCCCGGCACCGCGTAGTTGCCTTTCGGCTGCTTGGGCTTCTCCTCGATCGAGATCGCGCGGCCCCGCTCGTCGAATTCCACCACGCCGTAGCGTTCCGGATCGTTCACATGGTAGCCAAAAATAATTGCGCCATCCCGAAACTCCGCGAAGGCTTTTTGAAAAACATCTCCGCCGTAGAACAAGTTGTCGCCCAAGATCAACGCAACTGGATCGTCACCGATGAAACTTTCTGCCACCAGAAAAGCCTGCGCAATGCCCTGCGGCTTGGGCTGCTCGCGATACTCAATCGTCAGTCCCCATTTTCGGCCATTGCCCAGTAACATCTCGAAGCGGGGCAAATCATGCGGGGTCGAAATCAGGCAAAGCTCGCGCACGCCACCCTCGATCAGCGTGGTCGGCGGATAATACACCATCGGTTTGTCATAAACCGGCTGGAGCTGTTTGCTGGCAACGAGTGTCAGCGGAAATAACCGGGTTCCGGCACCGCCCGCGAGAATTATGCCCTTCATGATTTTTGAAATTTGAACATCCGGCTTCCTCGATCGAAGTATTCGTGAAATCCGAAAGGATGCTTCGCGTCTTCGACGAATGCAGCGTGCGAAGGTTTTGGTGAGAAGATTATTGACCTGAAGACGTTTTAATGGTCGGCACCCTATTGTCCGTGCCGGTTTCGTTGACTCTTTCAAGCCAGATCTCTCGCCAGTACGAATCGATGCTCCGAGGACAGAACATTCTGCAAGCACTGTAACGAGCCTGACAATAAACTCCTTCCAACACAATCGATTCAGTCTTCATCTTGACGAGCTTTCCCGTCCTCTCATCTAGAATCTTGCTGACACGCCTGGCAACGCGGTAGGTGCCCCCGCAATAGGGGACAGCCTCGGCATCAAAATATAGGCCGCGATTCTTGCTGGCTGTGTCAAGGGTTGCCAAGATCTTCTTATGTGATTTCACACGAACCAGTTCCCCGGGTTGCAGGTTGAGCGTGCCGCCAGGTGTCCGCTGGCCGGCGGGTATACTGCCGCTCTTCCTGGGAAATGGTGTGCCGCGCCAAAGCGGATGGAATTTATCATAGAACCAACGCATTATCCGGCCCAGCCCAAGACCGGCGATGCTCAAATTGTAGTAGCGCGAATAAATCAGTCCTTTCACAACCCGCCAAATCCCGACATTGCCGGAGCTGTAATCTTCGGCGTATTGCCGGAGATCCCACCAGGATAGCGGCGTGGTCGCATACGGCAATCGCGTTGCCTGACATACGTAAGCAGGGTCTTGCTCATCTTGCCTCCCGGGCACGCGGGTCCCAGCCCACACATTTTGTTCTGTACAGCCTCCATTTTCATCAAGCGCGACATGCTCAGTCGCTCCTGTGGAAGTTGGCGGTTCTTGCTCGGTTACGTCGGCGTTGACCCGCTTCAACCAGGCCTCCTTCCAGAAGATAAGACAACCGGCCTGGCAGCCACCGTAAGCCTGGCCATCGCACCGAGTTTCCAAATGGACTGCTGCCGCCATTCTTCGACCGCGTACGGGAAAGACGGTATCGCAGGTTTTGTGCGCTCGTTTAAAAACTCTGAATCGCCGGCCGCAGTACTGGAACATTTGCGGCATGAACGGCAATCCCTCCAACTGCCCACGCCGGTCAAGCGTCTGCAAGATTTCT is a window encoding:
- a CDS encoding sugar nucleotide-binding protein, whose translation is MVLLLGASGYIGQAFANELKLRKFWLLPLSRAELDYTKFSVLLEFLQSRKPTFVINAAGHTGRPNVDACEDQKADTLQGNTLLPVTVAQACVAAGVPWAHISSGCIYSGGKVLRDGEWVVERNLNQPHLRELFRNEPDRFRGFVETDPSNFSFRSPPCSFYSGTKALAEEALASLEGGYIWRLRIPFDEFDNSRNYISKLLRYPRIYDNINSLSHRGDFARACLDLWQRQAPTGTYNVTNPGAVSATDAIKLIQEILRPQREFAFWSDDEEFYRLGARAPRSNCLLDVSKLLATGVRVRPVQEALREALATWQPEASQDSKATKAI
- the rfbA gene encoding glucose-1-phosphate thymidylyltransferase RfbA, encoding MKGIILAGGAGTRLFPLTLVASKQLQPVYDKPMVYYPPTTLIEGGVRELCLISTPHDLPRFEMLLGNGRKWGLTIEYREQPKPQGIAQAFLVAESFIGDDPVALILGDNLFYGGDVFQKAFAEFRDGAIIFGYHVNDPERYGVVEFDERGRAISIEEKPKQPKGNYAVPGLYLYDNAVVSITKALKPSARGELEITDVNVEYLRRKQLRVFKLNRGFAWLDAGTSSSLHDASAFVQTIEKRAGVKIGCPEEAAFRRGFISRLDFETLVKTMPDCEYRAYLQGVVTESAAV
- the rfbB gene encoding dTDP-glucose 4,6-dehydratase, which produces MNLIVTGGAGFIGSNLIRHIIDQPEIDRLVNLDCLTYAGHLENLSDVEGHPKYVFEKVDLRDKAGVENVVRRHKITHVSHLAAESHVDRSIAGPDDFIQTNVIGTFNLLEACRAFWSGNCEARRFHHVSTDEVYGSLGATGKFTEETPYAPNSPYSASKAASDMLVRAYHHTYGLPTVVTNCSNNYGPFQYPEKLIPVVIQSALNRRPIPVYGDGMNVRDWLFVLDHAEALWTVLRRGGSGQTYNIGGNNEWPNLRIVEQICDLVDELRPGLGGNSRQLITFVKDRLGHDRRYAIDAGKVSSELGWEPRHDFAAGLRLTVAWYVEHSDWVGRVTGKLNGGQPEGPRVTEPVIVERR
- a CDS encoding SDR family oxidoreductase gives rise to the protein MRVCVTGNDGYLGSLLAPELLKRGHEVIGLDTGFYKEGTLYRSGPVTAQTLVKDLRQVEAKDLQGVDAIVHMAELSNDPAGQLAPHITYEINHKGSVRLAELARSVGVQRFVYMSSCSVYGVSDQEFVDEESPVKPQTAYAECKTLVERDVKPMADDRFSPTFMRNATAYGASPRMRFDIVLNNLAGLAWTEKEIAMTSDGTPWRPLVHGLDIGRAIIAALEAPRESVHNQVFNVGDTAHNYRVKEIAEIVSEVFVGCRVTFGPASTDNRSYRVSFEKIRKHLPGFKCAWDARRGAQQLYDLFKRIDMPTEVFKHRTFTRLKQLEYLIRTQQIDEQFFWRE